A window of the Acidimicrobiales bacterium genome harbors these coding sequences:
- a CDS encoding UDP-glucose/GDP-mannose dehydrogenase family protein — MTIDITSGQPDHHAAGVSDADAQRAIGIVGTGYVGLVTAVALAELGHHVRCLDIDAPKIERLRRGEPPFYEPGLADLLKLNGERLTFTTDASQVFSHCRIVFVTVDTPPLASGDADLSRVERVIDSIPDEVDDMIVVMKSTVPVNTGNRIRRRLLERGATGVRYVSNPEFLREGSAIEDVFRPDRVVVGADDPADAEAVADLWSSLGGELLICDLASAEMVKLASNAFLATKISFVNEIANVCDVVGADVRTVAKGMGLDRRIGPAFLSAGIGYGGSCFPKDVTALKQLAGNGGYHFQLLAGVIEVNELQKRRVVTTLLGRLGSLHDLTITLLGLSFKPGTDDMREASSVVLAQRLAAEGARVVVHDPVVGHEALALLPPGTRRADHIDDARRGADAVVIVTEWPEYEAILDPGSSLLMRRPIVLDGRNMLDPQAAADAGYEWIGVGCGAAQAAPRVAEAS; from the coding sequence ATGACCATCGACATCACGTCGGGCCAGCCCGACCATCATGCCGCTGGCGTCAGCGATGCCGATGCCCAGCGTGCCATCGGCATCGTCGGGACGGGCTATGTCGGCTTGGTGACCGCCGTTGCGCTGGCCGAGCTCGGCCACCACGTGCGCTGCCTCGACATCGATGCACCGAAGATCGAACGACTGCGGCGCGGTGAGCCCCCGTTCTACGAACCGGGCTTGGCCGACCTGTTGAAGCTGAACGGGGAGCGGCTGACCTTCACGACCGATGCATCCCAGGTGTTCTCGCACTGCCGCATCGTGTTCGTCACCGTCGACACCCCACCGCTGGCCAGTGGCGACGCCGATCTCTCGCGGGTCGAGCGGGTGATCGACTCGATCCCCGACGAGGTCGACGACATGATCGTCGTGATGAAGTCGACCGTGCCGGTCAACACCGGCAATCGGATCCGACGTCGTCTGCTGGAACGAGGCGCCACCGGTGTCCGCTACGTTTCCAACCCGGAGTTCCTGCGTGAGGGCAGTGCGATCGAGGACGTCTTCCGGCCCGACCGGGTGGTCGTGGGCGCCGACGACCCTGCCGACGCCGAGGCGGTCGCCGACCTGTGGTCGAGCCTTGGCGGCGAACTCCTGATCTGCGATCTTGCGTCGGCCGAGATGGTCAAACTGGCGTCGAACGCCTTCCTGGCGACGAAGATCTCGTTCGTGAACGAGATCGCAAACGTCTGCGATGTGGTCGGTGCCGATGTTCGAACGGTGGCCAAGGGGATGGGGCTCGATCGGCGGATCGGCCCGGCGTTCCTGTCCGCCGGCATCGGCTACGGCGGCTCGTGTTTCCCCAAGGACGTGACCGCCCTGAAGCAGCTGGCCGGCAATGGCGGCTATCACTTCCAACTGTTGGCCGGAGTGATCGAGGTCAACGAGCTCCAGAAGCGCCGAGTGGTCACGACCCTCCTCGGGCGCCTCGGTTCGTTGCACGACCTGACGATCACGCTCCTCGGACTGTCGTTCAAGCCCGGGACCGACGACATGCGCGAGGCGTCGAGTGTCGTGCTCGCCCAGCGTCTTGCGGCTGAGGGAGCCCGGGTCGTGGTGCATGATCCGGTCGTCGGGCACGAAGCACTCGCACTCCTGCCGCCGGGAACGCGCCGGGCCGACCACATCGACGACGCGCGTCGTGGTGCCGACGCAGTGGTGATCGTCACCGAATGGCCCGAGTACGAAGCCATCCTCGATCCCGGCTCGAGCCTCCTGATGCGGCGTCCGATCGTCCTCGACGGACGGAACATGCTCGATCCTCAGGCCGCGGCCGACGCCGGCTACGAGTGGATCGGCGTCGGTTGCGGAGCGGCGCAGGCGGCCCCCCGCGTAGCGGAGGCGTCGTGA
- a CDS encoding glycosyltransferase, which translates to MSTTVRPTLLFWCQHSVGLGHLVRSLALAEALQHDFEVVLLNGGPMPTGLTIPEGVEIVNLDPLGHDGGYELVSRSSQVDVETAKRRRVATILRALADRRPRVVLLELYPFGRKKFAFEMDPLLSAIDELGVEAPKVVCSVRDILVNQRRDQARHDERAALRSNEALDAILFHADPTFATLDESFRPRTPLRVPVYATGFVTAGASRPVARPAVDERADRVIVSVGGGMVGEPIVRAAVAAHAAVAAATGLETLIVAGPFLPTPEWDWLVDQAERSCRLHVIRQVDDLASEIAGSAVSVSQCGYNTTMDLLRAGTPAVVVPYSEGREDEQRRRALRLQELGIVHTVDPDELTPERLTAAIVTAAGSPPPTVSLDLDGATASARIVAELAGIDAPLGERKGLLTP; encoded by the coding sequence ATGAGCACCACGGTACGTCCAACCCTGCTGTTCTGGTGTCAGCATTCGGTCGGTCTCGGCCATCTCGTTCGATCGCTCGCCTTGGCGGAAGCGTTGCAGCACGACTTCGAGGTCGTGTTGCTCAACGGTGGTCCGATGCCGACCGGCCTGACGATCCCGGAGGGGGTCGAGATCGTCAACCTCGATCCGCTCGGTCACGACGGCGGCTATGAGCTGGTCAGCCGAAGCTCGCAGGTCGACGTCGAGACGGCCAAGCGTCGTCGGGTCGCCACCATCCTGCGCGCACTGGCCGACCGGCGGCCCCGCGTCGTGCTGCTCGAGCTCTACCCCTTCGGCCGCAAGAAGTTCGCGTTCGAGATGGACCCGCTGCTCTCGGCCATCGACGAGTTGGGGGTCGAGGCCCCGAAGGTCGTGTGCAGCGTGCGTGACATCCTCGTGAACCAACGCCGAGACCAGGCCCGCCACGACGAGCGCGCCGCGCTTCGCTCCAACGAAGCGCTGGACGCGATCTTGTTCCACGCCGATCCGACGTTCGCCACACTCGACGAGTCATTCCGGCCCCGAACTCCGCTGCGGGTGCCGGTGTACGCCACCGGGTTCGTCACGGCCGGTGCAAGCCGACCCGTCGCACGACCGGCCGTCGACGAGCGGGCCGACCGTGTCATCGTCTCGGTCGGCGGCGGCATGGTGGGCGAACCCATCGTTCGTGCGGCCGTCGCCGCCCACGCCGCCGTCGCTGCCGCGACCGGACTGGAGACGCTGATCGTCGCCGGGCCGTTCCTGCCCACCCCGGAGTGGGACTGGTTGGTCGACCAAGCGGAGCGATCGTGCCGGCTCCACGTGATCCGCCAGGTCGACGACCTTGCGTCCGAGATCGCAGGCTCTGCCGTCTCGGTCAGCCAGTGCGGCTACAACACCACGATGGACCTGCTTCGAGCGGGGACACCGGCAGTGGTGGTCCCGTACTCGGAAGGTCGAGAAGACGAGCAGCGGCGTCGTGCCCTTCGCCTTCAGGAGCTGGGAATCGTCCACACGGTCGATCCCGACGAACTCACGCCCGAACGTCTGACGGCCGCCATCGTGACCGCCGCCGGCTCACCGCCGCCGACGGTCTCCCTCGACCTCGATGGTGCGACGGCTTCGGCCCGCATCGTCGCCGAACTCGCAGGAATCGACGCCCCGCTCGGGGAACGGAAAGGACTACTGACCCCATGA